The window AGCGTTTTCGCCTGTACTGATAAATGGAGAAATGTCAGGTTGGTACGGCATTGGTCCAGTTGCGGTCCGTCCTGATCTTCAAAGAGACGGCATCGGGTCATCTCTGATCAGAGAGGGAATACGGCAGATGGGTGAAAAAGGGGCTGCAGGCATAGTCCTGGTTGGCGATCCTGACTTCTATGTCCGGTTTTGCTTTAAATCGATGCCTGAGCTCACACTAGATGATGTTCCAGAGAAGTACTTCTTGTGTCTCCCCATAACTGACAGTGTCCCATCCGGCAAAGTAACGTTCCACGAGGCCTTCGGCGTCTCTTAGTCTAGAGAGTCCCCTACCCCTGCACAACTTCCATCGCAATCTCAGCCCAACGCCACAAACGCTGGGGTTCGTAG of the bacterium genome contains:
- a CDS encoding N-acetyltransferase — protein: MNETSIRCEMTGDHAAICSIVYAAFLNHPQHAPGSLPTEHKIVDCLRKAGVLTLSLVCEYQGEIVGHIAFSPVLINGEMSGWYGIGPVAVRPDLQRDGIGSSLIREGIRQMGEKGAAGIVLVGDPDFYVRFCFKSMPELTLDDVPEKYFLCLPITDSVPSGKVTFHEAFGVS